The nucleotide window TGGTGGCGATGAAAGCTGCGACCGACAACGGCGGAAACCTGATCAAAGAGCTGCAGTTGGTATACAACAAAGCTCGTCAGGCCAGCATCACCCAGGAACTTACCGAGATTGTCGGTGGGGCCTCCGCGGTTTAACCAGGTATACCCTGCTGAGCTCAGAGCTGGCGGGGTATAAACGAATTAGGTAGAGGATTCAAGATGGCTACTGGAAAGATTGTCCAGGTAATCGGCGCCGTTGTGGACGTCGAGTTCCCTCAGGACGCAGTACCACAAGTGTACAGCGCCCTTGAGGTTAAAAATGGTGATGCTCGTCTGGTGCTGGAAGTCCAGCAGCAGCTGGGTGGCGGCGTGGTGCGTACCATCGCCATGGGTTCTTCCGACGGCCTGAAGCGCGGTCTGGAAACGGTTGACCTTGAGCACCCAATCGAAGTGCCAGTAGGCACTGCCACACTTGGCCGTATCATGAACGTGCTGGGTGAGCCTATCGATATGAAGGGCGACATCGGCGAAGAAGAGCGCTGGGCAATTCACCGTGCGGCACCTTCTTACGAAGATCAGTCCAACTCGCAAGAGCTGCTGGAAACCGGTATCAAAGTTATCGACCTGATGTGTCCGTTCGCTAAGGGCGGTAAAGTCGGTCTGTTCGGTGGTGCGGGTGTGGGTAAAACCGTAAACATGATGGAGCTGATCCGTAACATTGCGGCTGAGCACTCAGGTTTCTCCGTATTTGCCGGTGTGGGCGAGCGTACCCGTGAAGGGAACGACTTCTACCACGAGATGACCGACTCTAACGTTATCGATAAAGTTTCACTGGTTTATGGCCAGATGAACGAGCCACCAGGAAACCGTCTGCGCGTAGCGCTGACCGGCCTGACCATGGCTGAGAAGTTCCGTGACGAAGGTCGTGACGTTCTGCTGTTCATCGATAACATCTACCGTTACACCCTGGCCGGTACTGAAGTATCAGCACTGCTGGGTCGTATGCCTTCTGCGGTAGGCTATCAGCCAACGCTGGCGGAAGAGATGGGTGTCCTGCAGGAGCGTATTACCTCCACCAAGACCGGTTCAATCACCTCCGTTCAGGCCGTTTACGTCCCTGCGGATGACTTGACTGACCCATCGCCAGCCACCACCTTTGCGCACCTTGACGCAACCGTGGTACTGAGCCGTCAGATCGCTTCTCTGGGTATCTACCCAGCGGTTGACCCACTGGACTCTACCAGCCGTCAGCTGGATCCACTGGTTGTTGGCCAGGAGCACTACGATACCGCTCGTGGCGTTCAGTCCCTGCTGCAGCGTTATCAGGAACTGAAAGATATCATCGCCATCCTGGGTATGGACGAACTCTCTGAAGAAGACAAACTGGTGGTAGCACGCTCTCGTAAGATGCAGCGCTTCCTCTCCCAGCCGTTCTTCGTGGCGGAAGTCTTTACCGGTTCTCCAGGTAAATATGTGTCGCTGAAAGATACCATCCGTGGCTTTAAAGGCATCATGGAAGGTGAATTCGACCATATGCCAGAGCAGGCTTTCTACATGGTGGGTTCCATCGAAGAAGCCGTGGAAAAAGCGAAGAAGCTGTAACAGTTTCTCTGGAGGTTAATCATGGCTATGACTTATCACCTGGACGTTGTCAGCGCAGAACAGCAGATGTTCTCCGGTACAGTACAGAAGATCCAGGTGTCAGGTAGCGAAGGCGAGTTAGGGATTTTTCCTGGCCACGCCCCGCTGCTGACCGCCATTAAACCTGGTATGGTTCGCATCGTGAAACAGCAGGGCGACGAAGAGTATATTTATCTCTCCGGCGGCCTGCTGGAAGTGCAGCCTGG belongs to Erwinia pyri and includes:
- the atpD gene encoding F0F1 ATP synthase subunit beta gives rise to the protein MATGKIVQVIGAVVDVEFPQDAVPQVYSALEVKNGDARLVLEVQQQLGGGVVRTIAMGSSDGLKRGLETVDLEHPIEVPVGTATLGRIMNVLGEPIDMKGDIGEEERWAIHRAAPSYEDQSNSQELLETGIKVIDLMCPFAKGGKVGLFGGAGVGKTVNMMELIRNIAAEHSGFSVFAGVGERTREGNDFYHEMTDSNVIDKVSLVYGQMNEPPGNRLRVALTGLTMAEKFRDEGRDVLLFIDNIYRYTLAGTEVSALLGRMPSAVGYQPTLAEEMGVLQERITSTKTGSITSVQAVYVPADDLTDPSPATTFAHLDATVVLSRQIASLGIYPAVDPLDSTSRQLDPLVVGQEHYDTARGVQSLLQRYQELKDIIAILGMDELSEEDKLVVARSRKMQRFLSQPFFVAEVFTGSPGKYVSLKDTIRGFKGIMEGEFDHMPEQAFYMVGSIEEAVEKAKKL
- a CDS encoding F0F1 ATP synthase subunit epsilon codes for the protein MAMTYHLDVVSAEQQMFSGTVQKIQVSGSEGELGIFPGHAPLLTAIKPGMVRIVKQQGDEEYIYLSGGLLEVQPGAVTVLADTAIRGTDLDEARAMEAKRKAEEHMNSSHGDVDFATASAELAKAIAKLRVIELTKKAM